GAGGGCGCAGTCGTTTCGCAAATCCTGCTGGCGGGGGAATGGCTCGCCTTGGTCGTAGCGCTCTAGCCAGAGGGACAGGCGTTGCAGTCGTTCGCTCAGGTCTTGACGAGTTTGCTCATGGGCCGCCTGACTATAGGGAAACGCCAACCGCTGCGGCTGTGGGGTCGATGCGCCCGGTGGCGTTGCCCGCACAAACCAGTAGGTCATCGTGATTTGCTCTGGCTCATAGTCGCTCGTTTCCGCCAGCACAAAGGGATAGAGCCGCGTTTGCCAGTGTTGTGCCAGCCATTGCGGCTGCTTGGGTTTGCCGTAGGTCTTCCAGTCTAGGATTTCAGCCTTGTCCGGCTGCTGCACTAGCAGGTCATACACCACCGTCAGCAGATAGCCCTGAAACAGCAGGCTGCGGCGGTGTTCGCTCTGACGCTGCTGGTCGGAATTGGGCGCAAACACGTCTGGCGCAGCTTCCACAAATTCCCACACGCACCGCTGCAAGTCCGGATCGGCCGGAGTCAGCGCGGCGATGGGCAGCCCCAACTCTCGCTGCTGCATCAGCAGGTGAAACTGGCTACCCCAGTCGAGGTTTTCCTGCTGGTCGGGGTTGGGTGGCGCGGCAAGCTGATCGAGATAGACGTGCTGAAACTGGCGTGGACACAGATCAAGCAGGTTAAGCTGTCCCTGAGAAATCCGCATGACGGGCGATCGCCCCATAGTGCCTCCCTCCAATCCCTGGCGACCCGCTAACCTGACAAACCTCTAAACTCGGGTCAGCACAAACACACTGCCCTCGTTGCCCCGCCCAATCCGCAGGTCGTCGTCTAGGTAGGTAATGTCCAACCAGCCTTTGCGATTGCCGGGGTCTATCCGAAAATCGGCGGCGGCGAAGCGTTTGCCGCTCTGGATGTCCTGAATGAACTGGCTGGGGTTGCGATAGCCGATTAGCCGCTGTAGCCCAAAGATGCCCCGCTCAAAGCCCACATCCACGCGGCGATCGCTCACAGGCTCAAACCGCGCCGCAACACTGACCAAGCCCTCCAGCAGCGGCAGACTGGTGACTTCGGCAATGTTAAACACCTGCTGCGTCTTGACGCGGATGCACTGATAAATTTGCCCCAGCGTTAGGACGGGGAAGCGCCCAATGCCCAACAGTTCAGTGCTGGTAGTGTAAAGCAAGCGCCAGTTGCCGTCGAGCTTTTCTGCGGCTTCGAGCGGTCGCGGCGTGGGGTTAAATTCTTCCAGTCGAGCCACTGCCGCCAGGATCGCCAGGTTGTCGGCTTCGGAGGCCAACAAGCCCCGATTTTTTCCAGCGATCGCCTGCAAGAGTTCCGCTTTGCCGAGGGTCATGGGTGCGCCTGCTGAGTAAACGCTTTGATGCTGAAAGGCTGATGGAGAAAGGGACGAGGGCGATCGCCTAAGCTATCCAGAACTCATCGTTTTAGCCAAGTTCCATCCGTCTCATCCGTGACGGATTACACTAAAGAGTATATAGAGATTTGAAAAGGACAATGCGTAACCCTGCTCTGCGTGAAATTCCCCGCAACCAACCGGCCGAAGTGATTCCCCTCCAGCGCGATGCGTCTATTTTGGACTGGCTGGAAGGAACAGGGCGGCTGCTGGCTCGCGAAAGCGGCGACTTCGACTTCTCAGACGACGAAGAAGAAATTAACGAGCTGATGGCGGGCGAAGACAACAGCTACGACCTGGATGATGATGACGACGACGTGCTAGATCTGGACGACTAGTGCTTTGTCAAAGCCTGATTTTAGGGTTGATCCTTAGTTCGTAGTCGGCGCTT
The Thermoleptolyngbya sichuanensis A183 DNA segment above includes these coding regions:
- a CDS encoding PD-(D/E)XK nuclease family protein, translating into MGRSPVMRISQGQLNLLDLCPRQFQHVYLDQLAAPPNPDQQENLDWGSQFHLLMQQRELGLPIAALTPADPDLQRCVWEFVEAAPDVFAPNSDQQRQSEHRRSLLFQGYLLTVVYDLLVQQPDKAEILDWKTYGKPKQPQWLAQHWQTRLYPFVLAETSDYEPEQITMTYWFVRATPPGASTPQPQRLAFPYSQAAHEQTRQDLSERLQRLSLWLERYDQGEPFPRQQDLRNDCALCGPGIRCWGDSQSTASPSLPLPDLSAIAEIPLDS
- a CDS encoding PAP/fibrillin family protein — translated: MTLGKAELLQAIAGKNRGLLASEADNLAILAAVARLEEFNPTPRPLEAAEKLDGNWRLLYTTSTELLGIGRFPVLTLGQIYQCIRVKTQQVFNIAEVTSLPLLEGLVSVAARFEPVSDRRVDVGFERGIFGLQRLIGYRNPSQFIQDIQSGKRFAAADFRIDPGNRKGWLDITYLDDDLRIGRGNEGSVFVLTRV
- a CDS encoding DUF3134 domain-containing protein: MRNPALREIPRNQPAEVIPLQRDASILDWLEGTGRLLARESGDFDFSDDEEEINELMAGEDNSYDLDDDDDDVLDLDD